The following is a genomic window from bacterium.
GAGCAGCCCAGAAAAAGGGCCTGACTTCGGCGTATTCATAATCCATCTTTTGAATTCTACAGATCATTGGTTCAGCGAGAATCACTCCCAGGATCACAAAGGACGCAACGCGAATCACAGACCAGGGATGCCAGCCCATCAATGCAGCAATCATCCGGTTATTCGATGCAAGGATCACTGAACCAACATAGAAACTCATGTAGTTCATCAGCAGGGCTCCCATGAAAAGAGAGAGGAGGCTGCCTGTCAGCAATGAGAGCAAAGCGAATACAACAAAATGAATGAGATGTTGTGGAACAAATTGCAGTGGATCTCCCTCTGCGCCCTGACCGGTTTTGATCCATTGGAACATCTGATCCGAATATGTGGAACCATAAAAGATCGAATGAGCGCCTTCGCCAGGGTAGGAAATGCAGGCCGCCACAGTTACAACACCCATGCAGAGCGCCCAAAACAACATGGCGGCGATCGCTCGTTTGCGGAGCCGGCGGATTAAAAGCGCATACAACAGAGGATAAGCTACGGCAATTTGGAGAACCGGCAGCAGCACTTTGTTTTGCAGAACAAACCCGAGACCTGTAGCAACGATCGTGCCGATCAAGAGGAACAGGTAAATGAATGGCGGCGAAAGTATCCTATTCCACATGGACGGAGGCGGGCGCGAGGTGGGTCATGATCAGGAAATCGCTGAGCCGGTTTCGCACGATTTGGCGCGTGATGGTAGACAGCTTTTCAACGCTGAATCCCTCAACCGCAAATGATGCAATGATATTGCCGTAGATCATGGCGCGTTGTACTGTCTCCAAATCGAATGAATCGCGTGAGGCAAGATAACCCAGGAAACCGCCCGCAAAGGAATCGCCGGCTCCCGTGGGGTCGACCACGTTTTCCAAAGGATAAGCAGGGATCGCAAAAACCTCCTTCTGCTGTGTAAATAGGATTGCGCCATATCCGCCGCGTTTGATGATCAAGGAGAACTGCCCCATCTTGAGTATTTCACGGGCTGCCTTGACTATGTTGCTCTCCTTGGTCAACATTTCAGCCTCTTCTTCTGAAATGATGAACATATCCACGCGTTGCAAGACCTTCTCCAGGTCAGGCCGTTGGTGGATAATCCAGAGATTCATCGTATCGCAGCAAATCAATTTTGGTTTTTCCAGCTGATCCAGGACTTTTAGTTGCAGGTCCGGATTGATATTTGCAAGGAATACATAAGGAGTGTTTCTATAGGAAGCGGGCAAATCCGCGGCAAAATCTTCAAGAACATTCAAATGAGTTTCCAGTGTGTGCCGCACATTCATGTTCTCTTCATATTCGCCTTTCCATCTGAAAGTCAACCCTTCCGATCGAACCAGACCTTCCATGTCGATCCCATGGTCTTCAAACATTTTCAGGTGATTGTGCGGAAAATCTTTGCCCACAATGGCAACCAGCCGCACGCGCGTAAACAGCCGCGCCGCCATCGCAAAAAATGTGGCAGAACCACCGAGCACCTCATTCGCTTCCGCCAGGCGTGTTCTGATGGAGTCAAAAGCAACAGTACCAATCACAAGAATGGAGTTCATAGGTCTCCTTTACTTGACGTATTTACCAATTAACAGTTTCAAATCTTCGTAGGTTTTATCCGGAATATGTTCTCTTTGGGTAATCACGCCTGTTGCAATTGCGGTTGCACATTCACAATTGCGAGGCAGTGGTAAACCCTGAACCGCAGTACGAAGGATCGATCTGGCATTGTTTACATTCTTCATTAAGTACGCAATCACTGCTTCGATGGTAACGGTTTCCTCCGTTTCATGCCAGCAGTCATAATCGGTAACGAGAGCCATCGATGCGTAGCAAATTTCTGCTTCCCGCGCCAGTTTGGCTTCCGGAACGTTCGTCATTCCGATGACATCCACACCCCACTGGCGGTAGATTCGCGATTCTGCCTTTGTGGAAAATTGCGGCCCTTCAATACAAATGTAGGTGCCGCCCATGTGAGTTGTGATTCCGGATTGCCGGCAACTGCGCTCCAGAAGTGCTGCAAGGTTAGAACAAACAGGATTGGCAAAGGCAATATGACCAACGACTCCCTGCCCAAAAAAGGTGCCGATGCGCCTTTTGGTTTGGTCAAAGAACTGATCCGGAATCACGATGTGAAGCGGAGCAATCTTTTCTTTCATACTGCCAACCGCGCTGACGGAGAGAAGCCATTCGACGCCCAGCTTCTTGAAGCCATAAATATTTGCCCTGTAATTGATCTCGGATGGTAAGATCCGGTGGCCTCGACCATGACGGGCGAGGAATGCAATTCGGACGCCATCGAGAGTCCCGACTACGTACGAATCGGATGGATCTCCAAAGGGGGTCGACACTTTTATCTCCTCGATGTCGGTCAGCTCGTTCATTTGATACAAGCCGCTTCCACCGATTACCCCGACTTTCACTTCTGCCATGAAAAACCTCCACTAGTTTGAAAGGATGCTATTTTAGCCTACTTTTTATTTTTACCGCAGAGGTCGCTGAGACCGCAGAGTTACGACGAGAAATTCTAGTTTTATCTCTGCGTTCTCTGCGACCTCTGCGGTGAGATGAGCTTCAGTTGTCCGATAATTCCGAAAATATTATACTTGTATCACTATGAAGGCCTTACTTACTGCTTTGTTTTTACTCCTTGCATCTTTTGCATATGCCACCGTTTCTATAGATGACATAGTCAAATTGTCAAAACTCAAAACAAGCGATGAAGTTATTCTGAACTTGCTTCAAAAGGAAGGACTCAACAGGCCAATAACTTTCAAAGACGTCATTTTCCTCAAACAGCAAGGAGTTAGCGAGCGCGTCATTCAGTATATGTTGAAGTTATCCGATATGGAGGTTCAGAAGCAGCCTCCTCAACAAGGCAAATCGGTTTACATCAATGAGAACATGCGCGCGTACTATACGACCACCAAGAAGGGAAAACAAATTCGGATCGTAACAAATCTGGATGAAGCAGGAAAGAGAATGGGTGGTGAAATTCCGCCTGATCCCGAACCTCAGGAACAATATGTGGTTCGTTCTGAAGGTCGTCCGGCGCAAGAGATTCGTGTGGTTGTAGAAGATTCACGCCGGGACCGTGATTACGATGAGCCTGATTATCCTGAGTATGTAGATGACCGGTACGTAACACCGGGGTATCCTTTGTATTCACCGTATTACCCCATTCCTTCGTACTATCCTCATTTTCCAAAAGGGAAAGGTCATCATCACAAGAGAGGGTCTCAGATTGATCCCAATCAGCCAAATTGGAATTTCGACTACAGCAATGCCAACCGGCAAAGACCGCAGCATCAGCCATCTCCAAGCAGAATTCCATCATCGAAACCGCAGGGCGCCAAACCGCTGCGTTCGTTCAAAGGCTAGCACGTTCGTAGCATCGACTTTAGTCGCTATTTCAAATGTAGCGAATGAATTCGCTACTACAAACGGTGTTGGTATAATTCTCTAAAAACTGAGGAGTTTTTTATGCGCCACATTCTTCTTTTCTTTTTATTCCTTCTTTTTGCTGTACCCCTGATTGCTCATCACCAGCATGGCGAGCATCATCCAAAAGAAGAGCTGGGAGACGTAAATTTCCCGATCTCCTGCAAGCTGGAGAGTCAGGCTGAATTCAACCGCGGAGTAGCGCTGCTTCACGATTTCTGGTATGCCGAAGCGGAAAAAGCCTTCAACAGCATTGCAACCAGTGATCCGGAATGTGCAATGGCCTACTGGGGCGTCGCGATGAGCAATTATCATCCGATCTGGGCGCCGCCCAATGCAAAAGAGATGTCCAGCGGCAAAGCGGCCGCCGAAAAAGCCAGCGCAACATCCGCGAAAACGGACCGTGAGAAATCGTACATATCAGCCATGGCGGTCTTCTATCAGGACTCGGACAAAATTGATCACCGCGCCCGCGCGAAAAAGTATGAGCAGGAAATGGGCAAAGTGCATCAGCAAAATCCGGATGATTTGGAAGCGGCCATTTTTCATGCGCTTGCATTACTGGGAACAGCCGATATTACAGACAAGACGTTCGCTGTTCAAAAACAGGCTGCGGAACTATTAAATCCGCTTGTAGAAAAAGCGCCGCGCCATCCCGGCATTCCACACTACATCATCCATAGTTTCGATTATCCTGCGCTTGCCAAATTAGCTCTTCCTGCCGCTCGTTCCTACGCGAAAATTGCTCCCTCCTCACCGCATGCGCTTCATATGCCATCGCACATTTTCACCAGACTAGGTTTATGGGAAGAATCGATCCAATCCAACATTGCATCCGCTGAAAAAGCAAAGAATCATGTGCAAAAAATTCTTCCCGGCGCCGGATCTTTTGATCAGGTTCATGCAATGGACTATCTGGTGTACGCATATCTTCAACTGGGACAAGAACAGAAAGCCAGCGATGTTGCAGCAGAAGCGAGCCGTATTCAGAAACTGGATGTTAATAATTTCGCCGCTGCCTACGGATTTGCAGCTATGCCTGCAAGACTCGCATTGGAAAGACACCGGTGGAAGGAAGCCGCATCCCTGCAGTTGCAGCCGGAATGGTTTCCCTGGAAGGACTTTCCCCATATGGAAGCGATCACTCATTATGCGGTGGGAATTGGCGCAGCCCGGAGCGCCGATCTCGAAAGCGCAAGGAAAGCCGCCGATAGACTGACTGCTCTCCAAGAATCTCTTGAAGGAAAAGATCCGTACTGGGCAAAGCAGGTTGAGATTCAGCAGAAAAGCGTAACTGCGTGGATTCTCTTTGCGGAAGGAAAGAAACAAGAGGCGCTCGCCATGATGCGGGACGTTGCCGCGCTCGAAGACACCACGGAGAAACATGCGGTAACACCGGGCGCAATTTTGCCTGCAAGAGAATTGCTGGCGGAAATGCTTTTGGAGACGAATGAGCCTGCTCAGGCAAAACTCGAGTTTGAAAAGTCACTCGCCATCGCGCCGAATAGAAGACACCCGGAAATGCATAAGTAGCGCGGCCGTCCCGGCTGCGCAGTTTTCGCAGGCCAGAGGCCCGCGCTACTTAACTACCTGCAGCACTACGCATTTCAGGTAATGGGATTCCGGAAAACCGATGAGGATAGGATGATCCGGTGGATGGAACAGAATCTCGCGCAGAAAGAACCGTCTGCCCGAAGCAGTTGCTGCCTGGCGTAGAATCTCCAGAAATATTTCCGCGGTCACGGGCTGCGAACAGGAAGAGCTAAAAAGAAGCCCATCCGGGTTCAGAGACTTCATGGCGCGCAAATTGACCTCACGGTACGCGCGCGTTGCTGAAGCCAGATGCCGCTTGGATTTGCAGAAAGCCGGAGGATCCAGAACGATCCTGTCATAGCGTTCGTCACTTGCTGAGAGGTCCCGGAGAAAGTCCGGCGCATCGGCTACTATTGTTGTAATACGATATCCGTTTTTTGATGCATTCTGTTCCGCTTTCGAGAGAGCCTCTTGAGAAGCATCCACGGCAATAATTCGCTGGATTCCTGCCGCCGCACCGTACAGGGACCATGCGCCCGTGTACGAAAAGGCGTCAAGCAAAGACTCTGCTGCGCCATAAGACAGGAGTCTTTTGCGATTCTCCCTTTGATCGAGAAAAAATCCGGTTTTTTGTCCTTGTTCGTAGTTTACAAGAAACTTCAGGCCGTCAACTTCTATCCATTCTTCCGTTACGGGACTTCCGAAATACCACTCAACTTGTTGTTCCAATCCTTCCAGTTTCCGGTAAGGAGAATCATTTCGCAGCAGGATCCGTTTTGGCTGGATGAGATTTTGTAAGGTTGAAAGAACCTGCTCCTTCAGTCTTTCCATGCCCGCCGTCAGAATCTGGACCACAAGGGTTTCATCATAGCGATCCACAATCAAACCGGGCAGGCCATCCGATTCGCTGTAGATTAGGCGGTAAATTTTGTCCCCGTAGTGTTTTTCGCGGAACGTGAACGCATTCTGTACGCGCTCTGCTGTATCAAACGTTTTATGAAATGTCAGGATCCGGACCGCGATCAGTGTGTGCGGATTGTAGTAACCGGTTGCAAGATAGCGACCGGAACTGTCCTGAATTTCAACCAGCTCGCCAGCGGCGGCACCCGGCTTGCTCAGCAGCTCATTGGAAAACACCCAGGGATGATTTCCCTTTAATCTTTTTTTGCCCTTGTCGTGAATAACAGCGATCGGCAGCTGTTGCACGTTATTTGTAGGCGGGAATTCCAGTAATCCACTCTCCCAGAATTAAGGTGTGGATGTTGTGAGTCCCTTCATAGGTGAACACGGATTCCAGATTGCAAAGGTGCCGGCCGCACTGGTATTCATCGGTGATGCCACTTGCTCCCAGAATGTCCCGCGCGGTTCTGGCGATCTGCAATGCATGATAAACGTTATTCATTTTGGCCAACGAGACTTGCTGCGCTGTGACTTTGCCTTGATCCTTAAGCCGCCCTAGCTGGAGGCACAACAGCTGGCCTTTTGTTATCTCTGAAAGCATGTATACGAGTTTTTCCTGCACCATCTGAAAAGAAGCAATCGGTTTGTCGAATTGAATCCGCGTCTTTGCGTAATTGACTGCTTCGTCATAACAGGCCATAGCTGCGCCGATTGCGCCCCAGGCGATTCCGTACCTTGCCTGATTGAGACAACTGAGCGGAGAAGCGAGACCTTTCGAGCCGGGCAAAATATTTTCAGCCGGGATTCTGCAGTCTTCCATGATCAGTTCCGAAGTTACCGATGCCCGCAAGGAAAACTTTCCTTTTTGATCCATCGTGGTAAAGCCTTTCGCGCCTTTTTCCACTAAAAAGCCACGAATCCCTTCATCGGTTCTTGCCCAGACAACAGCCACATCTGCAATACTTCCATTGGTGATCCAGCGTTTTGTTCCATTGAGCACCCACGTGTTTCCCTCGCGCACCGCTTTGGTCAACATCCCGCCTGGGTTTGAACCAAAGTCCGGTTCAGTCAATCCAAAACAACCGATCTTGCGCCCAGCAGCAAGCTCGGGCAACCAGTATTGTTTCTGTTCTTCCGAACCAAAACTGTAGATCGGGTACATGACAAGGGAACCCTGCACCGAGGCAAAACTGCGCAGCCCACTGTCCCCTCGTTCGAGCTCTTGCATAATCAAACCGTATGCGACGTTGTTCAAACCGGCGCAACCGTAACCTTTCAGAGTTGCTCCAAGAATGCCAAGCTCCGCGATTGGTCCAATGAGGTGCATGGGGAAAGTTGCTTCGCGATTGTGTTTTTCAATGACCGGAAGAACTTTGTCGTTTACAAATTCGCGGATCGTGTCGCGAACCATTTGTTCTTCTTCGTCAAGAAGATCATTGATGATATAGAAATCAAGTCCTTGAAACAAAGTTCCTCCAGTACGGAATCGGGCCTATGATTCTCCCCCTTATGAAGGGGGGGAGTTAGAGGGGGGTTGGATTGAGTTTCTCGATTTCTTGCAACCCCCTCCCAGCCTCCCCCTTCATAAGGGGGAGGAATTAGATTAGTGCCTGGTGCAAACATTACTGATTCTTCCAAGCCGGTTTTCGTTTCTCTACAAACGCCTGAATTCCTTCACGCGCATCGTCCAAGGCGAGAAGCTCATTCAGATAAATCTCTTCAATCGTACGGATCCCTTCTTCCAGAGGCTTCCCTTGTACTTGAATCATTGACTTTTTTGCCAACTGCAAAACCGGCGCTGAGTATTGTAACAGTTTTCGGACCATCACCCCGGCCTGCTCGGCTAACTTATCATCCGGAACGACCTGATTGATCAATCCATATTCTTGCGCTTCGCGTGATGAAATCGTTGTGCCGGTAAAAATCAGCTCAGCCGCTTTCTTTGGCGGAATATATCTTTGGAGAATATTACAAGCAAAAGCCGGAAATAACCCAAGCTGGATGTCAGGAAGCCCAAATTTTGCTGATTCTGTCGCAATCGCGAGATCAGAAAACATCACCAGCTCAAAGCCTGCTCCCATCGCCATACCAGGCACAAGTGACAACACAGGTACGTTCAGGGTCTGCATCTGTTCGAACATTCGGCCCATTGCTTCGATCAACTGATAAGAGCGGTCATCGGAAAAATCTTCTGCATCAATCCCACCACAGAAATTCTTTCCAGTCGTGAGAAAGACAACGACCTTCAAGTCGGTGCGATAGAGGAGTTCGGCAAGCGCTCTGTTGATCTCCTCAACCATATCCGCATTGAAAGCGTTCACAGGAGGCCGATTCAGAAAGATTTGAAACATGCCTTCTTTATCTTTGCATACGATGTATTTTGGCGCTTCTAAGTTTTCAACCATGACACCTCACCGAATGCTTTCGAAAGCAACAGAAAGGCCGAGTCCACCGCTGATACATAGAGTCGCTAGACCATAGAGCGGCTTTTCTGAGGTCCGTTTTTTGAGCTCATGAAGTAAGGTCGTTGTAATGCGTGCGCCTGTGCATCCGATTGGATGCCCGAGGGCGATTGCACCACCATTTACGTTCAAACGCGCAGGATCGAACTTCATCAGTTTTTGACAGGCGATAACTTGAGCCGCAAAGGCTTCATTCAATTCGATCAGCGCGAAATCATTGAGCTGCATTTTCGTCCGAGCGAGCAGTTTCTCGGTGGCAGGAACCGGTCCGATACCCATAATATCCGGCGGAACGCCGGCTTGAGCGTAATCGATCACGCGCGCAAGTGGTGTGAAGGAATGTTTCTCAAGAAACGATGCGCTTACCAGCAAGATTGCCGAGGCGCCATCTGTGATCCCGGAAGAATTTCCCGCGGTAACAGAACCCTTTTCGTGGAAGACCGGCGGCAATTTGGCCAAGGCTTCGATTGTCGTATCGGGTCTTGGATGTTCATCTTTTTCGATCAGCTGTGTTTGTTTTTTCACCTGAATGCTGACGGGGGAGATCTCCTGTTGAAGCCGGCCTTCTTGAATAGCGCGCCCTGCTTTCTGTTGCGTTTCTATGGCGAATTGATCCTGTTCTTTCCGGCCGATGTTATGAATCTCAGCCAGTTTCTCCGCCGTTTCTCCCATCAACATGTCGCTCAATGGATCATGAAAACCATCGCGGTACATTGCATCTATGAGTTTTCCATGTCCCAGACGGTAGCCATCAAAGCGCGCCTGATCCAGAAGGTAGGGAACGCGGCTCATGCTTTCAATGCCACCGATCAGAATGCAATCTGCGCGACTCAGCTGAATCGCCTGCGTGCCCAGAATCAAAGCTTTCAACCCTGACCCACAGGCTTTGTTGACAGTGAAGGCGGGAGAAGAATCCGGAATACCGGATTGATAGGACACCTGTCGGGCCGGGTTCGGCCCGCAGCCGGCTGGTCTTGCATGGCCGAAGATCACTTCTTCCACTTCTTCAGGTTTCACTCCCGATTCCTTCAGAAGGGCCTGTGTTACGGAGGCGCCCAGTTCTACGGCGGTTACGTCTTTCAGAACGCCGCCGAAACGTCCGATCGGCGTTCTCTTTGCGTTCAATACAAATACATCTCTACTCATTATTCCTCTGTCTCATCGTAGTTGAAGAGCATTTGCCATTCCTACGTTGCGCTCTCTGCATTGCCCGCAGGACTTGCTTGATTGCACAGTCGTTCTATTTATGTCGCAAATGCTCTGCCACTACCACTCAATATACCCCTGAATGGATTCAAGGAACAACTTGGCGATACGAGCGCCTTCGAATTCCGCTTTTCCGCTGTGTTCAGCCACGACGGCAAAAGCGACTTTGGGGCTTTTTGTGGGAGCAAATCCAATGAGGATGGCGTCGTATCCTGTGGCTCCTTCACCCGCTGTTCCCGTTTTCATCGCGATGGAGAGACCTTGAACAGTGGCGCGCCGGCCGGTTCCCTCAGGATGTACAACCACCTGCTCCATTGCTTTGGTCAATACGCCTGCAGTCTGTTTGCTCATGAATGTGCGGAATATGGATCCGTTGGGAGCCGAATACGGAAGACCGGTGATGTTCCGGTAATGCAAGAACAGTCTGGGTGTCATGCAGACCCCGTCATTTGCGATAGCCGCCGATACCATGGCCGCGTGCAACGGAGTTATTTTGAGTTTCTCGAGACCGATGGATAGATTTGCAACGTATCGATCGTTCATACTTCCTTCTACGATTTTCCCTAGTGGCAAAGGAAGATAATCTCCCGGAAGTTTTCCGTCAAATCCAAATGTGCGCAAATTTGATAGCAGATCAGCAGGTTTCATCGCGAGGCCAATTTTAGCAAAGCTTACATTGCAAGAAACGGCAGTCGCAAAGTCGAAGTCCGTGATCTGATTATGAACGTTCCAACAGTAAAAAAGCTCGTTATCGGAAAGTTTGAATGAGCCTTCGCACGGAAGAGGGAAGAGTCGTTCCGGGTGGGATCCGGATTCAAGCGCTCCGGCCAGCGTAATCATCTTGATAATAGATCCGGGTTCGTACATCACGTGCATTGCCACTGACGTTCCGGGCGGATGCACACTGTTGCGTCCCTTTAGACTGCTCGCTGCCGCAAGAATATCTCCCGTCCGTACATCCAGCAGAACAATCGCTCCTGCATACTTTTCGAGTGCTTTGAGAGCAGCAATCTGGATCCTGTAATCCAATGTTAGCGTTGCTTGACGGTTCGGACGGTCATCCAGCTTTGACAGATAATCTCCACTTGGATTACGAAACACCGCTTGAACGGGATCGTAAAGAATATTGAACGAGCCTTTAAAAGATTTGCTCACAAGCGGAAGGTTTTCACGATCGTATAAGAATGTGTAGCTGCCCGTAGAAAGACGTCGCTCGATCTCTGCCTTCAACATGTCTGGTTCATTAGCAAGTTCCGGAATGTTTCCTGCGGCAGTTAGTTCCTTTTGCGCCAGCTCAAGCTGATTTGTGCCCGCTAGAAAACCGGCGATGTAGAACCGCAAAACATTGTGGCCGTCGATCTTGTTTTGAATATGTGTGGTGTAGAACAATCCATCTTCATAGCGTGCGTATGTCCAGAGTATTTTCAAAACGTCCTGCCAGAAGGGAACCGGTTTCGTTTTCGCTCCACGAAAGTATGGTTCCGCTGAGTTTTTTCCATGAAACAGAAGCTCCGCTGTTCCGATTCTTTCATGCACGCGCCCGCTAACCGCGGGCAGCCATTTCCATGAATACAAGATGTTTAGCGCTGGTGGATACTTACCCGCGAGGATCAGTTCATCGGAGTTCCGGGTTTGAAAAAAGAAAGAACCGTAAACAATCGCAACGATGAGAAGGATTCCGAGAAGGAGAAAAAGAGATCTGATTTGCCATTGCCTGCGCTTTCCTTTCTCAATGTATTTATC
Proteins encoded in this region:
- a CDS encoding PfkB family carbohydrate kinase encodes the protein MNSILVIGTVAFDSIRTRLAEANEVLGGSATFFAMAARLFTRVRLVAIVGKDFPHNHLKMFEDHGIDMEGLVRSEGLTFRWKGEYEENMNVRHTLETHLNVLEDFAADLPASYRNTPYVFLANINPDLQLKVLDQLEKPKLICCDTMNLWIIHQRPDLEKVLQRVDMFIISEEEAEMLTKESNIVKAAREILKMGQFSLIIKRGGYGAILFTQQKEVFAIPAYPLENVVDPTGAGDSFAGGFLGYLASRDSFDLETVQRAMIYGNIIASFAVEGFSVEKLSTITRQIVRNRLSDFLIMTHLAPASVHVE
- the mtnP gene encoding S-methyl-5'-thioadenosine phosphorylase: MAEVKVGVIGGSGLYQMNELTDIEEIKVSTPFGDPSDSYVVGTLDGVRIAFLARHGRGHRILPSEINYRANIYGFKKLGVEWLLSVSAVGSMKEKIAPLHIVIPDQFFDQTKRRIGTFFGQGVVGHIAFANPVCSNLAALLERSCRQSGITTHMGGTYICIEGPQFSTKAESRIYRQWGVDVIGMTNVPEAKLAREAEICYASMALVTDYDCWHETEETVTIEAVIAYLMKNVNNARSILRTAVQGLPLPRNCECATAIATGVITQREHIPDKTYEDLKLLIGKYVK
- a CDS encoding class I SAM-dependent rRNA methyltransferase, translated to MQQLPIAVIHDKGKKRLKGNHPWVFSNELLSKPGAAAGELVEIQDSSGRYLATGYYNPHTLIAVRILTFHKTFDTAERVQNAFTFREKHYGDKIYRLIYSESDGLPGLIVDRYDETLVVQILTAGMERLKEQVLSTLQNLIQPKRILLRNDSPYRKLEGLEQQVEWYFGSPVTEEWIEVDGLKFLVNYEQGQKTGFFLDQRENRKRLLSYGAAESLLDAFSYTGAWSLYGAAAGIQRIIAVDASQEALSKAEQNASKNGYRITTIVADAPDFLRDLSASDERYDRIVLDPPAFCKSKRHLASATRAYREVNLRAMKSLNPDGLLFSSSCSQPVTAEIFLEILRQAATASGRRFFLREILFHPPDHPILIGFPESHYLKCVVLQVVK
- a CDS encoding acyl-CoA dehydrogenase family protein; this encodes MVRDTIREFVNDKVLPVIEKHNREATFPMHLIGPIAELGILGATLKGYGCAGLNNVAYGLIMQELERGDSGLRSFASVQGSLVMYPIYSFGSEEQKQYWLPELAAGRKIGCFGLTEPDFGSNPGGMLTKAVREGNTWVLNGTKRWITNGSIADVAVVWARTDEGIRGFLVEKGAKGFTTMDQKGKFSLRASVTSELIMEDCRIPAENILPGSKGLASPLSCLNQARYGIAWGAIGAAMACYDEAVNYAKTRIQFDKPIASFQMVQEKLVYMLSEITKGQLLCLQLGRLKDQGKVTAQQVSLAKMNNVYHALQIARTARDILGASGITDEYQCGRHLCNLESVFTYEGTHNIHTLILGEWITGIPAYK
- a CDS encoding enoyl-CoA hydratase/isomerase family protein produces the protein MVENLEAPKYIVCKDKEGMFQIFLNRPPVNAFNADMVEEINRALAELLYRTDLKVVVFLTTGKNFCGGIDAEDFSDDRSYQLIEAMGRMFEQMQTLNVPVLSLVPGMAMGAGFELVMFSDLAIATESAKFGLPDIQLGLFPAFACNILQRYIPPKKAAELIFTGTTISSREAQEYGLINQVVPDDKLAEQAGVMVRKLLQYSAPVLQLAKKSMIQVQGKPLEEGIRTIEEIYLNELLALDDAREGIQAFVEKRKPAWKNQ
- a CDS encoding thiolase family protein; the encoded protein is MSRDVFVLNAKRTPIGRFGGVLKDVTAVELGASVTQALLKESGVKPEEVEEVIFGHARPAGCGPNPARQVSYQSGIPDSSPAFTVNKACGSGLKALILGTQAIQLSRADCILIGGIESMSRVPYLLDQARFDGYRLGHGKLIDAMYRDGFHDPLSDMLMGETAEKLAEIHNIGRKEQDQFAIETQQKAGRAIQEGRLQQEISPVSIQVKKQTQLIEKDEHPRPDTTIEALAKLPPVFHEKGSVTAGNSSGITDGASAILLVSASFLEKHSFTPLARVIDYAQAGVPPDIMGIGPVPATEKLLARTKMQLNDFALIELNEAFAAQVIACQKLMKFDPARLNVNGGAIALGHPIGCTGARITTTLLHELKKRTSEKPLYGLATLCISGGLGLSVAFESIR